A genomic window from Rubrobacter calidifluminis includes:
- a CDS encoding ABC transporter ATP-binding protein, with protein sequence MRGSPEDDGDLVVETRGLTKRYGRVLAVDGVDLHVRRGEIYGFLGRNGAGKTTTLRMLLGLIRPTAGEARVLGRRPGDPAVLSRIGSLVETPAFYPFLSGMDNLRGVASYAGIRAGRGRLREVLEQVGLGKSARTKFRKYSLGMKQRLGVAAALLKDPELLVLDEPTNGLDPQGITEMRTLIRSLREEGRTVLLSSHLMSEVEQVCDRVGIVSRGRLVAEGSVEDLRGVGGLVVRAEPLGRAGEILRSVEGVGGVEVLDGELRLAAAPEAAPAVARALVESGMELLELRVARRSLEEAFFELAGEREGEGGT encoded by the coding sequence TTGAGAGGTTCACCAGAGGATGACGGCGACCTCGTCGTCGAGACCCGGGGGCTGACCAAGCGCTACGGGAGGGTGCTCGCCGTGGACGGCGTGGACCTCCACGTGCGGCGGGGTGAGATCTACGGGTTCCTCGGGCGCAACGGAGCGGGAAAGACGACCACCCTGCGGATGCTCCTCGGCCTGATCCGGCCCACCGCCGGGGAGGCCCGGGTGCTCGGACGGAGGCCCGGGGATCCGGCCGTGCTCTCCCGGATCGGCTCCCTGGTCGAGACGCCGGCCTTCTACCCCTTCCTCTCCGGGATGGACAACCTGCGCGGGGTGGCGAGCTACGCCGGGATCCGGGCGGGACGGGGGAGGTTGCGCGAGGTGCTCGAGCAGGTCGGGCTCGGGAAGAGCGCGAGGACGAAGTTCAGAAAGTACTCTTTAGGGATGAAGCAGCGTCTCGGCGTGGCGGCGGCGCTCTTGAAGGACCCGGAGCTGCTCGTCCTCGACGAGCCGACGAACGGGCTCGACCCGCAGGGGATAACCGAGATGCGCACCCTGATCCGCTCGCTCAGGGAGGAGGGCAGGACGGTGCTTCTCAGCAGCCACCTGATGTCCGAGGTCGAGCAGGTGTGCGACCGGGTCGGGATCGTAAGCCGGGGGCGTCTGGTCGCCGAAGGCTCCGTCGAAGACCTGCGCGGGGTGGGTGGTCTCGTCGTGCGGGCCGAGCCCCTCGGGAGGGCTGGCGAGATCCTCCGCTCCGTGGAAGGCGTCGGGGGAGTCGAGGTTTTGGACGGCGAGCTGCGTCTCGCCGCTGCCCCCGAGGCCGCGCCGGCGGTGGCCCGCGCCCTGGTCGAGTCCGGGATGGAGCTGCTGGAGCTGCGGGTGGCCCGGCGGTCGCTGGAGGAGGCGTTCTTCGAGCTCGCAGGCGAGCGGGAGGGGGAGGGTGGGACGTGA
- a CDS encoding ABC transporter permease, translating into MIACLRFEVYKFLRRPSTWILALILVVAVAFLDYYQLYNAYETTVNGGKSFVGNLSGRGLRDFRDYMLPKEATLNIPSFLAALAAPFVLILGALSVGSEYGWDTVKTSLTQGVGRAGLLAGRVLAVAVVTLAFVVVSFAAGLVSSYVVAGALGVRAVAWPEASMLLKSMGVTWLIFGAWASLGMFLAFLFRGTALSIGLGLIYGIVFQTLISSLSANSELFQRILDALLSKNSSDLVSSLGSAPKAFSGGQSTGDPTQAALILSAYVVACLLLSALLFGRRDVT; encoded by the coding sequence GTGATCGCGTGCCTCCGCTTCGAAGTCTACAAGTTCCTCCGGCGGCCCTCCACCTGGATACTCGCGCTCATCCTCGTCGTCGCCGTCGCCTTCCTGGACTACTACCAGCTCTACAACGCCTACGAGACGACCGTGAACGGCGGCAAATCTTTCGTCGGGAACCTCTCGGGGCGCGGTCTGAGAGACTTCAGGGATTACATGCTCCCGAAGGAGGCCACGCTCAACATCCCCTCGTTCCTCGCAGCGCTCGCCGCGCCGTTCGTCCTGATCCTCGGGGCACTCTCGGTCGGGAGCGAGTACGGCTGGGACACCGTGAAGACCTCGCTCACGCAGGGCGTCGGGAGGGCGGGCCTGCTCGCCGGGCGCGTCCTCGCCGTCGCCGTGGTCACCCTGGCCTTCGTTGTCGTCTCGTTCGCCGCCGGGCTCGTCTCGAGCTACGTCGTCGCCGGGGCTCTCGGCGTGCGGGCGGTAGCCTGGCCGGAGGCCTCCATGCTCCTGAAGAGCATGGGGGTCACCTGGCTCATCTTCGGCGCCTGGGCCTCGCTCGGGATGTTCCTCGCGTTCCTGTTCCGGGGGACGGCGCTCTCGATCGGGCTCGGCCTCATCTACGGGATCGTCTTCCAGACGCTCATCTCGAGCCTCTCGGCCAACAGCGAGCTCTTCCAGAGAATACTCGACGCGCTGCTCTCCAAGAACTCCTCCGATCTGGTGAGCTCGCTCGGCAGCGCGCCGAAGGCCTTCTCCGGGGGGCAGAGCACCGGTGACCCGACCCAGGCCGCCCTCATCCTCTCCGCCTACGTCGTCGCCTGTCTTCTGCTCTCGGCGCTCCTTTTCGGGCGGCGGGACGTGACCTAG
- a CDS encoding aconitate hydratase, producing MSVKDSFGVRKKLASDSGEVAYYSLKELDEKVSGDVFSLPFSLRVILESLARECGGKFVSEEDVETLASWPDSVGEELAYLPARVVMQDFTGVPAIVDLAAMRSAMKAVGGDPKKINPLIPVDLVIDHSVQVDAFGTPLALRINAEREFERNRERYEFLKWGQQAFDNFSVVPPATGIIHQVNLEYLSKVVQVRDGVAFPDTLLGTDSHTTMINGLGVLGWGVGGIEAEAVMLGQPYYMLSPEVIGFKLTGALGDGVTATDLVLTVTEMLRAHGVVGKFVEFYGEGLSKLPLPDRATIANMAPEYGATCSFFPVDEETLKYLRGTGREDLVDLVERYTKEQGLFRTDETPEPRFSETLELDMATVEPSLAGPRRPQDRIRLSEVKSNFRRALAEITGATNGHANGSGTQKDAPIEEQSAESFPASDAPADAAGVTGEGEPEAHPSSGGEEADPGGTVTVTLDGEEDRIGHGSAVIAAITSCTNTSNPSVMVGAGLLAKKAVEKGLSVAPHVKTSLAPGSKVVTEYLETSGLLDYLEKLRFDVVGYGCTTCIGNSGPLPDPIHEAIEENDLVVAAVLSGNRNFEGRINPDVKANYLASPPLVVAYALAGRVDIDLENEPLGHDGDGNPVYLRDIWPSQEEIAREIAGALDPSLYREQYADVYTGNEQWNAVEVPSGELYEWDPDSTYIQEPAFFKDLSPEPEPLKDIEGARVLVKVGDSVTTDHISPAGAIPSKSPAGQYLISKGVEPRNFNSYGSRRGNHEVMVRGTFGNIRLKNQLAGGKEGGYTVHLPDGEETTIYEASVRYQEEGVPLLVIAGKEYGTGSSRDWAAKGTFLLGIKAVIAESFERIHRSNLIGMGVLPLQFTDGESADSLGLTGRETYDILGLEDLSPGKELTVRATTEEGETREFRVKARVDSPVEVEYVRNGGILQTVLRQLLKEDG from the coding sequence ATGAGCGTAAAAGACTCTTTTGGCGTACGCAAGAAGCTTGCGAGCGACTCCGGAGAGGTCGCCTACTACAGTCTGAAGGAGCTGGATGAGAAGGTCTCCGGGGACGTCTTCTCGCTGCCGTTCTCGCTCAGGGTGATCCTGGAATCCCTCGCGCGGGAGTGCGGCGGCAAGTTCGTCTCCGAAGAGGACGTCGAGACCCTGGCCTCCTGGCCGGATTCGGTCGGGGAAGAGCTCGCTTATCTGCCGGCGCGGGTTGTGATGCAGGACTTCACGGGCGTTCCGGCGATCGTGGACCTCGCGGCGATGCGCAGCGCGATGAAGGCCGTCGGGGGCGACCCGAAGAAGATCAACCCGCTCATCCCGGTCGACCTGGTGATCGACCACTCGGTCCAGGTCGACGCGTTCGGGACGCCGCTGGCCTTGCGGATCAACGCCGAGCGCGAGTTCGAGCGCAACCGCGAGCGCTACGAGTTTTTGAAGTGGGGCCAGCAGGCCTTCGACAACTTCAGCGTGGTCCCGCCGGCCACCGGTATCATCCACCAGGTCAACCTGGAGTACCTCTCGAAGGTGGTGCAGGTGCGCGACGGGGTGGCCTTCCCGGACACCTTGCTCGGCACCGACAGCCATACCACGATGATCAACGGCCTCGGGGTGCTCGGCTGGGGCGTGGGCGGCATCGAGGCCGAGGCGGTGATGCTCGGCCAGCCCTACTACATGCTCTCCCCCGAGGTGATCGGGTTCAAGCTCACCGGGGCTCTGGGCGACGGGGTGACGGCGACCGACCTGGTCCTCACGGTGACCGAGATGCTGCGGGCGCACGGGGTCGTCGGCAAGTTCGTCGAGTTCTACGGCGAGGGGCTCTCGAAGCTGCCGCTGCCCGACCGGGCGACGATAGCGAACATGGCGCCCGAGTACGGGGCGACCTGCTCGTTCTTCCCGGTGGACGAGGAGACGTTGAAGTACCTGCGGGGCACCGGGCGCGAGGATCTGGTGGACCTCGTCGAGCGCTACACCAAGGAGCAGGGGCTCTTCCGCACCGACGAGACGCCGGAGCCGCGCTTCTCGGAGACGCTCGAGCTGGATATGGCGACCGTCGAGCCGAGCCTGGCCGGACCCAGGAGGCCGCAGGACAGGATCCGGCTCTCCGAGGTCAAGTCGAACTTCCGGCGGGCGCTGGCCGAGATCACCGGCGCGACGAACGGGCACGCGAACGGGAGTGGCACCCAGAAGGACGCCCCGATCGAGGAGCAGTCCGCCGAGTCGTTCCCGGCGAGCGACGCCCCGGCCGACGCGGCGGGCGTTACCGGGGAGGGCGAGCCGGAAGCGCACCCCTCTTCGGGCGGCGAGGAGGCCGATCCCGGCGGGACGGTCACCGTCACGCTCGATGGCGAGGAAGACAGGATCGGGCACGGATCGGCGGTCATCGCCGCGATAACGAGCTGCACCAACACCTCGAACCCCTCGGTGATGGTCGGGGCGGGGCTCCTGGCGAAGAAGGCGGTCGAGAAGGGCCTCTCGGTCGCGCCGCACGTGAAGACGAGCCTCGCGCCGGGCTCGAAGGTCGTCACCGAGTACCTGGAGACCTCGGGGCTCCTGGACTACCTGGAGAAGCTGCGCTTCGACGTGGTCGGCTACGGGTGCACCACCTGCATCGGCAACTCCGGGCCGCTCCCCGACCCGATCCACGAGGCGATCGAGGAGAACGACCTGGTCGTCGCGGCGGTCCTCTCGGGCAACCGCAACTTCGAGGGCCGGATCAACCCGGACGTGAAGGCCAACTACCTGGCCTCCCCGCCGCTCGTGGTCGCCTACGCGCTCGCCGGGCGGGTGGACATAGACCTGGAGAACGAACCCCTCGGGCACGACGGCGACGGCAACCCGGTCTACCTCAGGGACATCTGGCCCTCGCAGGAGGAGATCGCCCGCGAGATCGCCGGCGCCCTCGACCCCTCTCTCTACAGGGAGCAGTACGCCGACGTCTACACCGGCAACGAGCAGTGGAATGCGGTCGAGGTGCCCTCGGGCGAGCTCTACGAGTGGGATCCGGACTCCACCTACATCCAGGAGCCCGCGTTCTTCAAGGACCTCAGCCCCGAGCCCGAACCCCTGAAGGACATAGAGGGGGCGCGGGTTCTGGTGAAGGTCGGCGACTCGGTCACCACCGACCACATCTCCCCCGCCGGGGCGATCCCCTCCAAGAGCCCGGCCGGGCAGTACCTGATCTCCAAGGGCGTCGAGCCGCGCAACTTCAACTCCTACGGCTCCCGCCGCGGCAACCACGAGGTGATGGTGCGGGGGACCTTCGGCAACATCCGCCTGAAGAACCAGCTCGCCGGCGGCAAAGAGGGCGGTTACACCGTCCACCTGCCCGACGGGGAGGAGACCACGATCTACGAGGCCTCCGTGCGCTACCAGGAGGAGGGCGTGCCGCTCCTGGTCATCGCGGGCAAAGAATACGGCACCGGCTCGAGCCGCGACTGGGCGGCCAAGGGAACCTTCCTGCTCGGGATAAAGGCCGTCATCGCCGAGAGCTTCGAGCGCATCCACCGCTCCAACCTGATCGGGATGGGCGTCCTTCCGCTGCAGTTCACGGACGGGGAGAGCGCCGATTCACTGGGCCTCACCGGCCGCGAGACCTACGACATCCTGGGCCTCGAAGACCTCTCGCCGGGCAAGGAGCTCACCGTGCGCGCCACCACCGAAGAGGGCGAGACCAGGGAGTTCCGGGTGAAGGCCCGGGTCGACTCTCCCGTCGAGGTCGAGTACGTGAGAAACGGCGGCATCCTCCAGACCGTCCTGCGCCAGCTCCTGAAGGAGGATGGCTGA
- a CDS encoding 2-hydroxyacid dehydrogenase, which translates to MAELPQKVLVARRIPEVGLDLLSGLDVEVLSEEDPPPRTALLRAVRGASGILTTLTERVDAEVLDAAGPSLEVVANMAVGYDNIDVAAAEKRGVIVTNTPGVLDETTADTAFMLMLAAARRLGEAERMVRAGRWRHWGPELLVGLDVWGKTLGIVGMGRIGQAVARRARGFGMSVLYTARSSKAEAERELGARRVHLEELLAESDFVSLHVPLTPQTHRLIGSKELRKMKSTSVLVNTARGPVVDEEALAEALAEGRIFAAGLDVYENEPGVHPKLLELENVVLAPHIGSASIETRNRMAEMAARNLLAVLRGEEPPNPVVTRR; encoded by the coding sequence ATGGCTGAGCTGCCGCAGAAGGTCCTGGTAGCCCGCAGGATCCCCGAGGTCGGGCTGGACCTCCTCTCAGGCCTCGACGTGGAGGTTCTCTCGGAGGAAGATCCCCCGCCGCGGACGGCGCTCCTTCGCGCCGTCCGCGGCGCCTCGGGGATTCTCACCACGCTGACCGAGCGGGTCGACGCGGAGGTGCTCGACGCCGCGGGACCCTCGCTCGAGGTCGTCGCGAACATGGCCGTCGGCTACGACAACATCGACGTCGCCGCGGCGGAGAAGCGCGGCGTGATCGTCACCAACACCCCCGGCGTGCTCGACGAGACCACCGCCGACACCGCGTTCATGCTCATGCTGGCCGCCGCGAGGCGGCTCGGGGAGGCCGAGCGGATGGTCCGGGCCGGGAGGTGGCGCCACTGGGGTCCGGAGCTCCTCGTCGGCCTCGACGTGTGGGGCAAGACGCTCGGCATAGTCGGGATGGGGCGCATCGGACAGGCCGTCGCCCGGCGCGCCCGGGGCTTCGGTATGAGCGTCCTCTACACCGCCCGCAGCAGCAAGGCGGAGGCCGAGCGCGAGCTCGGGGCCCGGCGGGTGCACCTGGAAGAGCTTCTGGCAGAGAGCGACTTCGTCTCGCTGCACGTCCCGCTCACCCCGCAGACGCATCGTCTGATCGGCTCTAAGGAGCTCCGGAAGATGAAGAGCACCTCCGTGCTCGTCAACACCGCCCGCGGTCCCGTGGTGGACGAGGAGGCGCTCGCGGAGGCCCTTGCAGAGGGCCGCATCTTCGCCGCCGGACTCGACGTCTACGAGAACGAGCCCGGGGTGCACCCGAAGCTCCTGGAGCTGGAGAACGTGGTGCTCGCCCCGCACATCGGCAGCGCCTCGATTGAGACGAGGAACAGGATGGCCGAGATGGCGGCCCGCAACCTCCTCGCCGTCCTGCGCGGCGAGGAGCCGCCGAACCCCGTCGTCACCCGGCGATGA
- a CDS encoding GOLPH3/VPS74 family protein yields the protein MLTLAEELLLLALDDESGAVEPAVSGSLQYGIAGALLMELVLAGRLGMQDGRLVTLDETPTGDGLLDEVAGMIRSGEPREPGFWVERLGRRDPKDALLPRLVEKGILRRDRRRVLWLISSVRYPTLDGRPERDVRERVREVVFGGAEPLPRDAALLGLIKACDLVDVVFRAGERERAHERLDSLTRGELIGRAVSGAVRQAREDDFFAAQAAAAGAVVSATSSCSSGGSC from the coding sequence ATGCTCACCCTGGCCGAAGAACTCTTGCTTCTCGCCCTCGACGACGAGAGCGGCGCGGTCGAGCCCGCGGTCTCGGGGTCGCTGCAGTACGGGATCGCCGGGGCTCTCCTGATGGAGCTCGTGCTCGCGGGGAGGCTCGGGATGCAGGATGGCCGGCTCGTGACGCTGGACGAAACCCCTACGGGCGACGGGCTTCTGGACGAGGTCGCCGGGATGATACGCTCCGGGGAGCCGCGCGAGCCCGGGTTCTGGGTCGAGCGTCTCGGCCGGAGGGATCCGAAGGACGCTCTGCTCCCTCGTCTGGTCGAGAAGGGGATACTCCGGCGCGACCGGCGGCGGGTGCTCTGGCTCATCTCGAGCGTTCGCTACCCGACGCTCGACGGCCGGCCGGAACGTGACGTCAGGGAGAGGGTGCGGGAGGTCGTCTTCGGCGGAGCGGAGCCGCTGCCGCGCGACGCGGCGCTCCTCGGCCTGATCAAGGCCTGTGACCTCGTGGACGTGGTCTTCCGCGCGGGAGAGCGGGAGCGGGCCCATGAACGGCTCGATTCTCTGACCAGGGGTGAGTTGATCGGCCGGGCGGTGAGCGGGGCCGTGAGACAGGCGCGGGAGGATGACTTCTTCGCGGCCCAGGCGGCTGCGGCGGGTGCCGTCGTCTCCGCCACCTCCTCGTGCTCTTCGGGGGGATCCTGCTGA